CGAGGCGCTCCTGACCGAGTGCAACGAGGGAATCGAACGCGAACTCGGTATCGACTACGGCGCGGTCTGTGGCGACGACGGCTGTTGCTAACCGGCCGGACCGATGCCGTCTCCCGTCGTAGTTCGGCGGGCGATCACGACCCCGAAAGCGCCGCGGCGAAGTCGTCGACCGGGATCACCGAGTAATCGACCGTGAGGATATCGCCAGTCGCGCGGATCTTGCCGACGAACTGTGAAATGGTCTCCAGATCGCCCTCGAGGACGAACAGTTCCATGCAGTAGTGGTTCCCGACGTGGCTGTGGAAGTTCGAGGCGACCAGCGACTCGTGTTCGTGGCGCAGACGCATCATGCGCTCCTCGACGCTGGTCGTCTCATAGTCGAACAGCACGGTCACGACACCCATCAGGTCGTGACCCTCCAACTCCCTGTCCTGGAACTCCCCCAGCAAGTTCCGCGAGGCCTCGCGGACGACCTCGCTGCGGCCGGTGTAGCCGTGATCGCCCGCAAACTCGTCGATCCTGTTCAGAAGCTCCTCGGGCATCGAGACGCTGACGACTGTCATGTATTAATCCATGGGGAAGGAGATAGTAAGAGTTGCTAAAATACGGGCGATATGCGGGTCGAGTTATGAATCGTCGGCGAGCGCCTGCCACGAGAGTCTGAGGTCCCGCGCCGCTTCGGTCTGGTCGATTCGTCTCGCCGTGGTTCGTTCGGGTGCCGCCTCGATCGTCTCTCGGTCCTCGTCGGCCACGGCGTTGAACGCGGCGGCGAGCTGGTCGAGCGAGCGGCTGTTCTCGACTTCGGTGGGCTCGGTCATCAGCGCCTCGCTCACGAGTTCGGGCCACTTGGTCGTCGGCGGGTGAACACCGTAATCGAGCATTCGCTTGGCGACGTCGGCGGCGTCCTGCTCGCCCGCACTCGCGACGAACTCGTGGTGGAACGGCTCGTATGGGGTGTCGTACTCGATCCGGCTCGCGAGGTAGTTCGCGTTGAGTACGGCCTTCGCGCTCGCATCAGCCAGTCCTTCGTCGCCCAGTCGGGCGATGTAGGCGTAGGCCTTGATCAGGACGAGCCAGTTGCCCGTAAAGCCGTGGACCTTCCCGATCGAGCGCTCGGGCTCGAACAGCTCGTAGCCGGT
The genomic region above belongs to Halalkalicoccus subterraneus and contains:
- a CDS encoding CopG family ribbon-helix-helix protein, producing the protein MTVVSVSMPEELLNRIDEFAGDHGYTGRSEVVREASRNLLGEFQDRELEGHDLMGVVTVLFDYETTSVEERMMRLRHEHESLVASNFHSHVGNHYCMELFVLEGDLETISQFVGKIRATGDILTVDYSVIPVDDFAAALSGS